A single window of Gossypium arboreum isolate Shixiya-1 chromosome 13, ASM2569848v2, whole genome shotgun sequence DNA harbors:
- the LOC108464041 gene encoding calcium-dependent protein kinase 33 isoform X2 encodes MGGCLTKNKDPMPQHNGYRSGATTTAAVHQQRYQDTVRPAPIQPRVYHIPQKPGTQTPWKPAVPAPSPKPAPNIDTILGKPFEDIRMHYTIGKELGKGQFGVTYHCTENSTGKQYACKTISKRKLVRKNDKEDMKREIQIMQHLSGQPNIVEFKGAYEDKQSVHLVMELCAGGELFDRIIAKGHYSERAAASICRAIVNVVHACHFMGVMHRDLKPENFLLSSKGENALLKATDFGLSVFIEEGKVYQDIVGSAFYVAPEVLLRKYGKEIDIWSAGVILYILLSGVPPFWAETEKGIFDAILEGEIDFESQPWPSISDSAKDLVCRMLTQDPKKRITSTQVLEHPWIREGGNASDKPLDSAVLSRMKQFRRMNKLKQLALKVIAENLSTEEIQGLKQMFANIDTDNSGTITYDELKTGLARLGSKLTETEVQQLMEAADVDGNGTIDYIEFITATMHRHRLERDEDLYKAFQHFDKDNSGHITRDELEAAMKEYGMGDDDTIKEIISEVDTDNDGKINYEEFRDMMRSGTQHGQLF; translated from the exons ATGGGTGGTTGCCTCACAAAAAACAAAGATCCAATGCCCCAACATAATGGCTATAGATCAGGAGCAACAACTACAGCTGCTGTTCATCAACAAAGATACCAGGACACTGTTAGGCCTGCACCAATTCAACCCCGGGTCTACCACATCCCTCAAAAGCCAGGGACTCAAACACCATGGAAGCCTGCTGTTCCAGCACCAAGTCCCAAGCCTGCCCCTAATATTGACACAATCCTAGGCAAACCATTTGAAGACATAAGGATGCATTACACAATTGGTAAAGAACTGGGAAAAGGTCAGTTTGGTGTAACTTATCATTGTACCGAGAATTCAACTGGTAAACAATATGCTTGCAAGACTATATCCAAGAGGAAGCTAGTGAGAAAGAATGATAAGGAAGATATGAAAAGGGAGATACAAATTATGCAACATTTGAGTGGACAACCGAATATTGTTGAGTTTAAGGGTGCTTATGAGGATAAGCAATCTGTTCACCTTGTGATGGAATTATGTGCTGGTGGTGAATTGTTTGATAGGATTATTGCTAAGGGGCACTATAGTGAAAGGGCAGCGGCTTCTATATGTAGGGCTATTGTTAATGTTGTCCATGCTTGCCATTTTATGGGTGTGATGCATAGGGACCTTAAGCCTGAGAACTTCTTGTTGTCTAGTAAGGGTGAGAATGCCCTTTTGAAGGCCACCGATTTCGGGTTGTCAGTGTTCATTGAAGAGG GTAAGGTTTATCAGGACATAGTTGGGAGTGCTTTCTATGTTGCTCCTGAGGTTTTACTGCGTAAATATGGGAAGGAGATCGATATTTGGAGTGCAGGAGTTATACTGTATATCTTACTCAGTGGTGTGCCTCCATTTTGGGCAG AAACTGAGAAGGGAATATTTGATGCTATTTTGGAAGGAGAAATTGACTTTGAAAGTCAGCCATGGCCATCTATTTCGGACAGTGCCAAGGACCTAGTCTGCAGGATGTTAACACAGGACCCGAAAAAGCGGATTACTTCTACTCAAGTCCTAG AGCATCCGTGGATAAGAGAAGGTGGAAATGCATCGGACAAGCCACTAGACAGTGCGGTCCTTTCTAGAATGAAGCAATTCAGAAGAATGAACAAACTTAAGCAACTTGCCTTAAAG GTCATTGCAGAAAATCTTTCCACAGAAGAAATCCAAGGCCTGAAGCAGATGTTTGCAAACATCGATACTGACAACAGTGGCACAATCACGTATGATGAACTTAAGACTGGATTAGCTCGACTGGGATCTAAGCTCACAGAGACTGAAGTTCAGCAGCTGATGGAAGCT GCTGATGTGGATGGAAATGGTACCATTGACTATATCGAATTTATCACAGCTACAATGCACAGACATAGGCTTGAAAGAGATGAAGATTTGTATAAAGCTTTTCAACATTTTGATAAGGACAATAGTGG GCATATCACAAGAGATGAACTCGAAGCTGCCATGAAAGAATATGGAATGGGTGACGATGACACAATCAAGGAAATCATATCTGAAGTCGACACCGATAAT GATGGTAAAATCAACTACGAGGAGTTCCGTGATATGATGAGAAGTGGAACCCAGCATGGGCAGCTATTTTAG
- the LOC108464041 gene encoding calcium-dependent protein kinase 33 isoform X1, with amino-acid sequence MVDQPCKQGKFQVKPDMGGCLTKNKDPMPQHNGYRSGATTTAAVHQQRYQDTVRPAPIQPRVYHIPQKPGTQTPWKPAVPAPSPKPAPNIDTILGKPFEDIRMHYTIGKELGKGQFGVTYHCTENSTGKQYACKTISKRKLVRKNDKEDMKREIQIMQHLSGQPNIVEFKGAYEDKQSVHLVMELCAGGELFDRIIAKGHYSERAAASICRAIVNVVHACHFMGVMHRDLKPENFLLSSKGENALLKATDFGLSVFIEEGKVYQDIVGSAFYVAPEVLLRKYGKEIDIWSAGVILYILLSGVPPFWAETEKGIFDAILEGEIDFESQPWPSISDSAKDLVCRMLTQDPKKRITSTQVLEHPWIREGGNASDKPLDSAVLSRMKQFRRMNKLKQLALKVIAENLSTEEIQGLKQMFANIDTDNSGTITYDELKTGLARLGSKLTETEVQQLMEAADVDGNGTIDYIEFITATMHRHRLERDEDLYKAFQHFDKDNSGHITRDELEAAMKEYGMGDDDTIKEIISEVDTDNDGKINYEEFRDMMRSGTQHGQLF; translated from the exons TTTCAAGTAAAACCAGATATGGGTGGTTGCCTCACAAAAAACAAAGATCCAATGCCCCAACATAATGGCTATAGATCAGGAGCAACAACTACAGCTGCTGTTCATCAACAAAGATACCAGGACACTGTTAGGCCTGCACCAATTCAACCCCGGGTCTACCACATCCCTCAAAAGCCAGGGACTCAAACACCATGGAAGCCTGCTGTTCCAGCACCAAGTCCCAAGCCTGCCCCTAATATTGACACAATCCTAGGCAAACCATTTGAAGACATAAGGATGCATTACACAATTGGTAAAGAACTGGGAAAAGGTCAGTTTGGTGTAACTTATCATTGTACCGAGAATTCAACTGGTAAACAATATGCTTGCAAGACTATATCCAAGAGGAAGCTAGTGAGAAAGAATGATAAGGAAGATATGAAAAGGGAGATACAAATTATGCAACATTTGAGTGGACAACCGAATATTGTTGAGTTTAAGGGTGCTTATGAGGATAAGCAATCTGTTCACCTTGTGATGGAATTATGTGCTGGTGGTGAATTGTTTGATAGGATTATTGCTAAGGGGCACTATAGTGAAAGGGCAGCGGCTTCTATATGTAGGGCTATTGTTAATGTTGTCCATGCTTGCCATTTTATGGGTGTGATGCATAGGGACCTTAAGCCTGAGAACTTCTTGTTGTCTAGTAAGGGTGAGAATGCCCTTTTGAAGGCCACCGATTTCGGGTTGTCAGTGTTCATTGAAGAGG GTAAGGTTTATCAGGACATAGTTGGGAGTGCTTTCTATGTTGCTCCTGAGGTTTTACTGCGTAAATATGGGAAGGAGATCGATATTTGGAGTGCAGGAGTTATACTGTATATCTTACTCAGTGGTGTGCCTCCATTTTGGGCAG AAACTGAGAAGGGAATATTTGATGCTATTTTGGAAGGAGAAATTGACTTTGAAAGTCAGCCATGGCCATCTATTTCGGACAGTGCCAAGGACCTAGTCTGCAGGATGTTAACACAGGACCCGAAAAAGCGGATTACTTCTACTCAAGTCCTAG AGCATCCGTGGATAAGAGAAGGTGGAAATGCATCGGACAAGCCACTAGACAGTGCGGTCCTTTCTAGAATGAAGCAATTCAGAAGAATGAACAAACTTAAGCAACTTGCCTTAAAG GTCATTGCAGAAAATCTTTCCACAGAAGAAATCCAAGGCCTGAAGCAGATGTTTGCAAACATCGATACTGACAACAGTGGCACAATCACGTATGATGAACTTAAGACTGGATTAGCTCGACTGGGATCTAAGCTCACAGAGACTGAAGTTCAGCAGCTGATGGAAGCT GCTGATGTGGATGGAAATGGTACCATTGACTATATCGAATTTATCACAGCTACAATGCACAGACATAGGCTTGAAAGAGATGAAGATTTGTATAAAGCTTTTCAACATTTTGATAAGGACAATAGTGG GCATATCACAAGAGATGAACTCGAAGCTGCCATGAAAGAATATGGAATGGGTGACGATGACACAATCAAGGAAATCATATCTGAAGTCGACACCGATAAT GATGGTAAAATCAACTACGAGGAGTTCCGTGATATGATGAGAAGTGGAACCCAGCATGGGCAGCTATTTTAG
- the LOC108464042 gene encoding protein translation factor SUI1 homolog yields MVELGIQIPTTFDPFAEAEEFGRTGTKDYVHIRIQQRNGRKSLTTVEGLKQELSSDKILKSLKKEFCCNGNVVHDKELGKIIQLQGDQRKKVAHFLVNAGIVKKEQIKIHGF; encoded by the coding sequence ATGGTTGAGTTAGGCATTCAAATCCCAACTACTTTTGATCCTTTTGCGGAGGCCGAGGAATTCGGAAGAACAGGAACCAAAGACTATGTTCATATCCGAATCCAACAGAGGAATGGCAGGAAAAGCTTGACAACTGTTGAAGGTCTGAAACAAGAACTGAGTTCCGATAAGATCCTTAAGTCTCTTAAAAAGGAGTTCTGCTGTAACGGGAATGTTGTGCACGACAAAGAGCTGGGCAAAATCATTCAATTACAAGGTGATCAGCGGAAGAAAGTAGCACACTTCCTTGTTAATGCTGGAATAGTGAAGAAAGAGCAAATCAAGATTCATGGTTTTTGA